One stretch of Mesotoga sp. UBA6090 DNA includes these proteins:
- a CDS encoding ATP-binding cassette domain-containing protein, with the protein MEQCILDIKELSSNDTGNVNLKEINLEVTSSEVHALVGEYGAGKELVVNVLTGAEKKISGRVFFDGIDVTNKIKIGGSTDIMFLLEEPMVAEGLTVAENMYMLRSHSNVIKLINHSKINRTVKELIARFDLGISEKAHVYRLSTEEKKLIELLRLCIYEPRLVVLYEPTANLSSKSQDLLLRILTELKEKGTGILYVTNKWDEAMKYSDRISVLSEGVLCGTLSSEEAKDKPEKLLRLILGWKKSDSIKRETEEIETEDIIDAVLRAAEYLTSNYEINDVLKMLENYTCKIMESDSCYVYLVDEKTRTIMDTIKHKETELVEAALNDEVVMRIMDNKKLFVSNFDDVLFEKLFKSIRNTETIVCDPVSVRSHHTALFQVGYRKYYEPTEKQKKIFHTLSRQVALAIDNTRLMGSSVLLQESHHRIKNNLQTIVSLINIQKRSLNKKTGSEVEDLLDNVVSRVKSIAAVHDLLSHDELGRSIINLKSLVDTIVRFNIVDGTLQVRKDLDDIFIPYDKASGISLTISELINNCVKHAFKDLENGLISISCKSFDDNVEIIVEDNGAGFPNRSFSAKDEKLGLSLARSIVENQFDGTLEIASEKGAKVKILIPKESLLLTRGS; encoded by the coding sequence ATGGAGCAATGTATTCTTGATATCAAAGAACTTAGTAGCAATGACACGGGCAATGTCAATCTCAAGGAGATCAATCTGGAAGTCACCTCTTCTGAAGTTCATGCCCTCGTCGGAGAGTATGGCGCAGGAAAGGAACTTGTTGTTAATGTTCTCACCGGGGCTGAGAAGAAGATTTCCGGAAGAGTCTTCTTTGATGGAATAGATGTCACGAACAAAATCAAGATAGGAGGTTCGACGGACATCATGTTCCTCCTCGAAGAACCTATGGTTGCAGAGGGTTTAACCGTGGCAGAGAACATGTACATGTTGAGAAGCCATTCCAATGTTATCAAGCTGATTAACCATTCGAAGATAAACCGCACTGTGAAAGAACTCATCGCAAGATTCGACCTTGGCATTTCAGAGAAGGCTCACGTGTATAGGCTTTCGACCGAAGAGAAGAAGCTTATAGAGCTCCTGAGGCTGTGTATTTATGAGCCTCGGCTGGTGGTTCTGTACGAACCTACTGCCAATTTAAGTTCCAAGTCACAGGATCTTCTTCTTAGAATACTCACCGAACTGAAGGAAAAGGGAACGGGAATACTCTATGTCACAAACAAGTGGGACGAGGCAATGAAATACTCCGACAGAATAAGTGTTCTATCCGAAGGGGTGCTTTGTGGAACTCTAAGCTCCGAAGAAGCGAAAGACAAGCCGGAGAAACTTCTAAGACTCATACTCGGATGGAAAAAATCAGATTCGATAAAACGAGAGACCGAGGAAATAGAAACCGAGGACATTATCGACGCCGTTTTGAGGGCGGCCGAGTATCTTACTTCTAATTACGAGATAAATGATGTCTTGAAAATGCTTGAAAACTACACATGCAAAATTATGGAGTCCGACTCCTGTTATGTGTACCTGGTCGATGAAAAGACCAGAACGATTATGGACACAATAAAACACAAAGAGACTGAGTTAGTTGAAGCCGCCCTTAATGACGAAGTTGTAATGAGAATAATGGACAACAAGAAGCTCTTTGTTTCAAATTTCGATGATGTGCTTTTCGAAAAGCTCTTTAAGAGCATTCGAAATACCGAGACAATTGTTTGTGACCCAGTCTCAGTAAGATCTCACCACACCGCCTTGTTTCAGGTAGGCTATCGTAAATACTATGAGCCAACTGAAAAGCAGAAAAAGATATTTCATACGCTTTCGAGGCAGGTCGCCCTTGCAATAGACAATACCAGGCTCATGGGGAGTTCGGTGTTGCTTCAGGAAAGCCACCACAGGATAAAGAATAATCTTCAGACCATTGTAAGTCTTATAAATATCCAGAAGAGGAGTTTGAATAAGAAGACGGGCAGCGAAGTCGAAGATCTTCTGGACAATGTTGTTTCCAGGGTTAAAAGTATAGCTGCCGTTCATGATCTTCTTTCTCACGATGAACTAGGTAGAAGCATAATAAACCTTAAGAGTCTTGTAGACACTATAGTACGTTTCAACATAGTAGATGGTACTCTTCAGGTAAGGAAAGATCTCGATGACATCTTTATTCCATACGACAAAGCAAGCGGAATCTCGCTTACAATAAGCGAGTTGATAAACAACTGCGTGAAACACGCTTTCAAAGATTTAGAGAACGGTTTAATATCGATTTCCTGCAAGAGCTTTGATGATAATGTGGAAATAATCGTGGAGGACAACGGCGCGGGATTTCCCAACAGATCCTTTTCAGCAAAAGACGAGAAACTGGGGCTTTCGCTTGCGAGATCCATCGTCGAGAATCAGTTCGACGGTACTCTTGAAATCGCCTCGGAAAAAGGAGCAAAAGTAAAGATCCTGATTCCAAAAGAGAGCCTTTTGCTAACGAGAGGCTCATAA
- a CDS encoding ABC transporter permease: MRNLALKNLFKKGLKAENLIEVLPYLLLVGIFVVFAILYPPFSRIRNITGILTVSSVFLLVAAGETFPILMGSIDLSVGAMLSSCAIVAAYFFPQGGLGMIVLAIVVGFLSGLINGLLVVLLKLPSFIVTLAMMYVYVGIATGLTNGYNISIRNRDFAWISTGQMIEGIPNVIIWAFIVFAVFVFISRKTVVGRYILAIGSNEESVKKMGINTNKYRIIAFTFSGLLVGIASVLLSSYLGMAPARLGDKYLFNTLIAVVVGGTSIMGGSGGLLKTLIGVLLISMFDNGMSLIGSTSNVQNIAKGILLIAAISLVMLPHRRGRLLLTK, from the coding sequence ATGAGGAATTTGGCTCTCAAAAATCTCTTTAAAAAAGGACTAAAAGCAGAGAACCTTATTGAAGTACTTCCTTACTTGTTGCTTGTTGGAATCTTTGTGGTTTTCGCAATCTTATATCCGCCATTCTCAAGAATAAGGAATATCACAGGTATTCTGACAGTCTCGAGCGTCTTCCTTCTGGTTGCCGCCGGAGAGACTTTTCCCATACTCATGGGAAGCATAGATCTCTCTGTGGGCGCCATGCTTTCATCCTGTGCGATTGTTGCCGCTTACTTCTTTCCTCAGGGTGGATTAGGGATGATAGTTCTTGCGATAGTCGTAGGATTCCTTTCGGGACTGATTAACGGTCTACTGGTGGTACTTCTGAAACTTCCGTCTTTCATCGTTACACTGGCGATGATGTATGTCTATGTGGGAATAGCTACTGGTCTAACAAATGGTTATAACATATCCATTAGAAACAGGGACTTTGCCTGGATTTCGACGGGACAGATGATCGAAGGCATTCCAAATGTCATTATTTGGGCCTTCATTGTATTTGCAGTTTTCGTATTCATAAGCAGGAAGACAGTAGTGGGAAGATACATTTTGGCAATAGGAAGCAACGAAGAGTCCGTGAAGAAAATGGGAATCAATACAAATAAATATAGGATAATCGCGTTCACATTCTCCGGGTTATTGGTCGGTATTGCCTCTGTTTTACTTTCTTCTTATCTGGGAATGGCACCAGCAAGACTTGGAGACAAGTACCTCTTCAATACGCTAATTGCCGTGGTCGTTGGTGGGACTTCCATCATGGGAGGTTCTGGTGGTTTATTGAAGACACTCATAGGGGTTCTTCTCATCAGTATGTTCGATAATGGAATGAGTCTAATTGGAAGTACATCGAATGTCCAAAACATTGCAAAAGGCATACTGCTAATCGCAGCCATTTCACTCGTAATGCTTCCTCATCGACGCGGAAGATTACTTCTTACCAAGTAG
- a CDS encoding ANTAR domain-containing response regulator, translating into MDSSLNILIAEDEYIVLRGLKETLIGLGHNVIGEAMDGETFVKLALEKDPDLLIVDINLPALSGIEAIERIGKVKLVPSIIVTGYSSEETVKRANSAGVFNYLVKPVDEKELKPAIEIAMGRFKEFMLLKKELHEQEEALEARKLIERAKGILMDRNGIKESEAMKLLQKISRDRNLKLVVVAREIIEADNTLHYGM; encoded by the coding sequence ATGGACAGTTCTTTAAATATACTAATCGCAGAAGACGAGTACATAGTCCTTAGAGGGCTCAAAGAAACTCTTATCGGCCTCGGTCATAACGTTATAGGAGAGGCCATGGATGGCGAGACCTTCGTGAAACTTGCACTTGAAAAGGATCCGGATTTACTGATCGTAGATATTAACCTTCCAGCGCTTAGCGGAATCGAAGCGATTGAGAGAATAGGAAAAGTAAAGCTCGTACCCTCGATAATTGTTACTGGATACAGCAGCGAAGAGACCGTCAAGCGGGCGAACTCTGCAGGTGTCTTTAACTATCTAGTAAAACCCGTTGATGAGAAAGAACTCAAGCCCGCCATAGAGATTGCCATGGGCCGATTTAAGGAGTTTATGCTTCTTAAGAAGGAACTCCACGAGCAGGAAGAGGCTTTAGAGGCAAGAAAACTCATAGAAAGGGCAAAGGGGATTTTGATGGACCGCAATGGGATAAAAGAGTCAGAGGCGATGAAGTTGCTCCAGAAGATTAGTAGAGACAGGAATTTGAAGCTTGTTGTTGTTGCCAGGGAAATTATAGAAGCAGACAATACTCTGCATTACGGTATGTAG
- a CDS encoding ureidoglycolate lyase — translation MAVVDVKLEKLSEVSMRDFSTFGRIIGRDEDTEEGKYELHPVDAKAAVENSMIKAYWDLIPFKDNKEDRFSMGMLFVYPKPIGEILNWTEVHYETYEFFFPLGGKQFIFVLAPKSKVPEAEKTRAFLIGPNEGVLLNKGTWHYPPFAIDGPTPVLMPRFGKLGEISGDVTEAYGKKWETPVGNRYFKGQLHALKTDYYGEGYGGEYKIRIIL, via the coding sequence ATGGCAGTGGTTGATGTAAAACTGGAAAAATTAAGTGAAGTAAGTATGAGAGATTTCAGCACCTTTGGCAGAATCATCGGTAGAGATGAAGACACGGAAGAAGGCAAGTATGAGTTGCATCCTGTGGACGCAAAAGCCGCAGTCGAAAACAGCATGATCAAGGCTTACTGGGATCTAATTCCTTTCAAGGACAACAAAGAAGACCGCTTTTCGATGGGTATGCTCTTTGTCTATCCAAAGCCAATAGGGGAAATCCTTAATTGGACTGAGGTTCATTACGAAACTTACGAATTCTTTTTCCCTCTGGGTGGAAAGCAGTTCATCTTTGTTCTTGCACCGAAATCGAAGGTCCCCGAAGCTGAGAAGACCAGAGCCTTCCTTATTGGACCGAATGAAGGCGTCCTTTTGAACAAAGGGACATGGCATTACCCGCCTTTTGCAATTGACGGTCCTACCCCCGTTTTGATGCCTCGCTTTGGAAAACTTGGAGAAATCAGCGGCGACGTAACTGAGGCCTATGGAAAGAAGTGGGAGACTCCCGTTGGAAACCGCTATTTCAAGGGACAACTGCACGCATTGAAAACCGATTACTACGGCGAGGGTTACGGAGGCGAATACAAGATAAGAATCATTCTCTGA
- a CDS encoding ABC transporter permease produces the protein MMDNRNRKRKFLLSKLWTPLLLVVLFLIFGLQYPTFLSAKNFNNLLVQMAILLIASMGMSMVVLMGSIDVSVGATITITAVASAMASSALGGASIIVGMIVGALVGLINGFLATFLKIPTFLSTIAMMGILNGTAVLMLKGSPYNVHSESFLAVARGGFLGGISNLITIPIIVVLITIIITKKTVLGRMIYAIGNNEYVCQYSGISVVKIQTFVFMIHGSLVGLAGALDASMLEAACPYTGDTYTLPVIAIVVMGGIPLSGGRGGPIGTVLGAMLVTVLISGLNFMGVTPEFRNVAMGALIIAGALMSNVGRPKMIAVK, from the coding sequence ATGATGGATAATCGAAACAGGAAGCGAAAGTTCTTACTTTCAAAGTTGTGGACTCCCTTACTACTTGTGGTTTTGTTCTTGATATTCGGTTTGCAGTATCCAACATTCTTGTCTGCAAAGAACTTCAACAACTTGCTCGTACAGATGGCCATTCTGCTGATTGCATCGATGGGTATGTCTATGGTCGTTCTGATGGGAAGTATTGACGTATCAGTCGGAGCGACGATAACGATTACTGCCGTGGCATCCGCAATGGCTAGCTCTGCGCTAGGTGGCGCATCGATTATTGTGGGGATGATAGTAGGGGCTCTGGTAGGTCTGATAAACGGTTTTCTGGCTACTTTCCTGAAAATCCCGACGTTTCTATCCACTATCGCCATGATGGGAATCTTAAATGGAACTGCAGTTTTGATGCTAAAAGGGTCTCCTTACAACGTCCATTCGGAATCCTTTTTGGCAGTCGCAAGAGGCGGCTTTCTAGGTGGCATATCGAACTTGATCACTATACCAATCATTGTAGTGCTTATAACTATAATAATAACCAAAAAAACAGTGCTTGGCAGAATGATTTACGCCATCGGCAACAACGAGTACGTATGCCAGTATTCAGGGATCAGCGTTGTAAAGATTCAGACTTTTGTATTTATGATTCATGGTTCGCTCGTAGGACTAGCCGGGGCACTTGACGCATCAATGCTTGAAGCTGCATGCCCTTATACTGGTGATACTTATACCTTGCCCGTAATAGCAATCGTTGTCATGGGCGGCATTCCTCTTAGCGGAGGTCGAGGAGGACCAATCGGCACAGTTCTCGGAGCGATGCTGGTTACCGTTCTGATAAGCGGCCTGAATTTCATGGGTGTAACGCCTGAATTCAGGAACGTTGCAATGGGTGCTCTGATAATTGCCGGTGCGCTTATGTCCAATGTTGGAAGACCGAAGATGATCGCCGTTAAGTGA
- a CDS encoding DUF6305 family protein, whose protein sequence is MKPKISVLLSAIFLAFLISPLYAGNLEPPARPPILATAIGNGAGSDILALVCEMHGIDYENNLQLKPEDFTERLDSENAPGTLFIAPGALVEGDLYTVCGVEEIDVGQEISRIENLISIAKKRGVPVVAIHIEGGFTSPDNDPRQSFDLLMPKANYIILVSREGPSEYFLALSEGTGVQLIVVDKAERILDALDLLFAMGGS, encoded by the coding sequence ATGAAACCAAAGATATCAGTACTATTATCGGCAATATTTCTCGCTTTTCTTATCTCTCCGCTTTACGCAGGCAATCTGGAACCTCCTGCGAGACCTCCGATTCTGGCAACTGCGATAGGAAATGGAGCAGGATCCGACATTCTCGCTCTAGTCTGTGAGATGCACGGCATTGATTACGAGAACAATCTTCAGTTGAAACCCGAGGATTTCACCGAGAGACTCGATTCGGAAAATGCGCCCGGAACACTTTTTATTGCACCTGGAGCCTTGGTCGAGGGAGATCTGTATACCGTCTGCGGCGTTGAGGAAATTGATGTCGGTCAGGAGATCTCTAGAATTGAGAACCTAATATCAATAGCCAAGAAGCGGGGAGTTCCTGTTGTAGCCATTCACATTGAAGGTGGCTTCACTTCGCCAGATAACGATCCGAGGCAGTCCTTCGACTTGCTTATGCCGAAAGCCAACTACATAATTCTGGTGTCGCGGGAAGGACCGAGTGAGTATTTCTTAGCGCTCTCAGAGGGAACCGGGGTACAGCTGATAGTGGTCGACAAAGCTGAAAGAATTCTCGATGCTCTTGATCTGCTGTTCGCAATGGGCGGATCTTGA
- a CDS encoding sugar ABC transporter substrate-binding protein produces the protein MKKLSVLLIVVFAMFGVTALSTDTMVCTYAQMANDFFLTFDKGARESVEALGNMYIAASDDRSPEKFLFQIESFAAAGVKMIFGYSPTIESVIQASNFVNREKVYYANILEIADWWTPLDAGPYYGQFIGPDAYVDGYLGGLEMGRLLNGEGETCVLWGFPGSKAGNDRVRGYKAALMENFPNITVIGEEYADFIRDKGYSVTRDWIAKFGDRIDGIFGANTSMNVGAAIACEEAGLKHVYQVTTDANKSNLVDIKDGSLDVVAGIYGFWMAGRQAVTVYDMKNGWKPTVPETMMSTMQTFITPENVDWYIETFGKDTPYDYDWKKMSRTLHPDDWDPQGFLVPIYPERFTNWIYLEKPRGYEVPEEYKEAMESGLYQEIYELYLEKFTAAWVVPPFESSPYNYVFVANNLEEGLRADIVKRMENDVLVHEVIDVPYRFDIPDFGEGCNN, from the coding sequence GTGAAAAAGCTCAGTGTTCTGTTAATTGTTGTTTTTGCTATGTTTGGTGTTACTGCACTTTCAACGGATACTATGGTCTGCACGTATGCACAGATGGCAAACGACTTCTTCCTTACTTTTGACAAAGGCGCAAGGGAGTCTGTAGAGGCTCTTGGAAACATGTACATAGCAGCCAGCGACGACAGGAGCCCCGAAAAGTTCTTGTTCCAAATAGAGTCCTTCGCTGCCGCCGGTGTCAAGATGATATTTGGTTACTCACCAACAATTGAATCTGTTATTCAGGCATCGAACTTCGTTAACAGAGAGAAAGTCTATTACGCGAACATCCTAGAGATAGCCGACTGGTGGACACCACTAGACGCTGGCCCATACTATGGTCAGTTCATTGGACCTGACGCATATGTGGACGGTTATCTTGGCGGACTGGAAATGGGCAGACTTCTCAACGGAGAGGGCGAGACCTGCGTTCTCTGGGGATTCCCCGGCTCCAAAGCAGGTAACGATAGAGTTAGAGGTTACAAAGCCGCTCTTATGGAGAACTTTCCGAATATCACGGTCATCGGAGAGGAATATGCAGACTTCATAAGGGACAAGGGCTACTCTGTTACCAGAGACTGGATCGCAAAGTTCGGTGACAGGATAGACGGAATATTCGGCGCAAATACCAGCATGAATGTTGGCGCGGCAATTGCCTGTGAAGAAGCAGGACTGAAACATGTTTACCAGGTCACAACCGATGCTAACAAGTCCAACCTTGTCGATATCAAGGATGGAAGTCTCGACGTTGTCGCTGGAATTTACGGATTCTGGATGGCCGGAAGACAGGCCGTTACTGTATACGACATGAAGAACGGCTGGAAACCGACCGTTCCTGAAACGATGATGTCAACAATGCAGACCTTCATTACTCCTGAAAACGTTGACTGGTACATTGAGACTTTCGGAAAGGACACTCCATATGACTACGACTGGAAGAAAATGTCCAGAACGCTCCATCCAGACGACTGGGACCCACAGGGATTTCTCGTTCCGATATACCCCGAGAGATTCACCAACTGGATTTACCTTGAAAAGCCCAGGGGTTACGAAGTACCCGAGGAGTACAAGGAAGCTATGGAGTCCGGTCTTTACCAGGAGATCTACGAGCTTTATCTTGAGAAATTCACCGCTGCTTGGGTTGTCCCGCCATTCGAGAGCTCCCCATACAACTACGTATTTGTTGCGAACAACCTGGAAGAAGGTCTCAGAGCAGATATCGTAAAGAGAATGGAAAACGATGTGCTTGTTCATGAAGTTATTGACGTTCCCTACCGCTTCGACATTCCAGATTTTGGAGAAGGATGTAATAACTAA
- the dhaL gene encoding dihydroxyacetone kinase subunit DhaL — translation MTVISKDEFIEVVGIAIDSILRNEQYFCDLDSVAGDGDFGASLAKGFSEVKSKWKDLEKSNIGTFLRDCSMIIMEKCGGASGPIWGNAFLSASRVSKGKENLKIADISELFQAMVDGVQKVGKAELGDKTLLDALIPFKESLKESAKLNEPIEEAFKKAVTRAEEGAESTKTIVATKGRARYLGDRSIGAYDAGARAVAVILSDIQESFFNKTK, via the coding sequence ATGACTGTAATCTCGAAGGATGAATTCATAGAAGTCGTTGGGATCGCTATCGACTCTATACTAAGAAACGAACAGTATTTCTGTGATCTCGATTCAGTTGCCGGCGATGGCGATTTTGGAGCTTCTTTGGCGAAAGGCTTCTCTGAAGTGAAGTCGAAGTGGAAGGATCTTGAAAAGAGTAATATTGGAACCTTTTTGAGAGACTGCAGCATGATAATAATGGAAAAATGCGGTGGAGCTTCCGGCCCAATTTGGGGCAATGCCTTTTTGAGCGCTTCGAGAGTTTCTAAGGGAAAGGAGAATCTCAAAATCGCCGACATTTCCGAGCTCTTCCAGGCGATGGTAGATGGAGTACAGAAGGTCGGTAAAGCTGAATTGGGAGATAAAACTCTTCTGGATGCGCTTATTCCATTCAAAGAATCTTTGAAGGAAAGCGCGAAGCTGAACGAACCAATAGAAGAGGCCTTTAAAAAGGCCGTAACCAGGGCAGAAGAAGGAGCCGAATCTACAAAAACGATAGTTGCAACGAAAGGAAGGGCCAGATATCTGGGAGACAGGAGCATTGGTGCATATGACGCGGGTGCCAGAGCAGTTGCAGTTATTCTCTCAGATATTCAAGAGAGCTTCTTCAACAAAACGAAGTGA
- the dhaK gene encoding dihydroxyacetone kinase subunit DhaK: MKKLINDPKSVVIEMCQGMVKAFPENLALDEEFMVISRKNPNKNKVNLISGGGSGHEPAHAGFVGKGMLDAAVCGDVFASPSVMQIFNAIKHNHSEQGVLLVIKNYSGDVMNFESAAAMAEDYDIRVDSVCVNDDISIEKKEDRRGVAGTIFVHKIAGALAERGASLRQVKEIAQRVIDNVRTMGIALTSCTVPARGKPTFDLEEDKIEVGVGIHGEAGIFRDSLLSAKETAELIIQRILGELFVSKEEEVAVLINGFGGTPLQELFILNNEVASILNNKGIAVAKTLVGNYMTSIDMEGASISLLKLDEQMKRLLSAPCETAAWKETEA; encoded by the coding sequence ATGAAGAAGCTGATCAATGATCCCAAAAGCGTGGTAATCGAAATGTGTCAGGGAATGGTGAAGGCTTTCCCGGAGAACCTTGCACTCGACGAGGAATTCATGGTGATTTCGAGAAAGAATCCCAACAAGAACAAGGTTAATCTGATCAGTGGCGGTGGAAGTGGTCATGAGCCGGCTCATGCAGGGTTTGTAGGCAAGGGAATGCTTGATGCGGCAGTATGTGGTGATGTTTTTGCTTCACCGTCTGTAATGCAGATCTTCAACGCCATAAAGCACAACCATTCGGAGCAAGGGGTCTTGCTGGTTATAAAGAATTACTCGGGAGATGTCATGAACTTCGAAAGCGCTGCTGCAATGGCTGAAGACTACGATATTAGAGTTGACAGCGTTTGTGTAAATGATGATATCTCAATCGAAAAGAAGGAAGATAGACGGGGCGTGGCCGGAACGATCTTCGTTCACAAAATTGCAGGCGCTCTGGCAGAAAGGGGAGCTTCTCTCAGGCAGGTGAAGGAGATCGCCCAAAGGGTTATTGACAATGTTAGAACTATGGGGATTGCACTCACTTCCTGCACCGTCCCTGCAAGAGGGAAACCTACTTTCGACCTTGAAGAGGACAAGATCGAGGTTGGTGTTGGAATTCATGGAGAAGCTGGAATATTCAGAGACAGCTTGCTCTCAGCTAAGGAAACTGCCGAACTGATTATCCAAAGAATACTTGGCGAATTATTCGTGTCAAAGGAAGAGGAGGTTGCCGTACTGATAAATGGATTCGGCGGAACTCCGCTGCAAGAGCTTTTCATACTTAACAACGAGGTAGCCTCGATTCTTAACAATAAGGGAATCGCAGTAGCGAAGACTCTGGTTGGAAACTACATGACATCTATAGATATGGAAGGCGCTTCAATCTCCCTTCTTAAACTCGATGAGCAAATGAAGAGACTTCTCTCAGCACCCTGTGAAACCGCTGCCTGGAAGGAAACGGAGGCCTAG
- a CDS encoding sugar ABC transporter ATP-binding protein, whose amino-acid sequence MDEKVKENSKILFEIKGIDRNYPGVQALKDVTFKINKNDVIGFAGENGAGKSTLLKLIAGVEPPDKGEMFLEGKKYAPQSFREANILGVSMVFQEQNLVQSLTVYENLFLSHEKRFQVAGTLKKRQMISEAKRYLESFGLDIDPRKEVSRYSFHERQMLEIIRAFVIADMYKIETPLILLDEPTAALPEKEREILLDRIKSFSNKATFIFVSHRLSELMNACNRILILKDGQLVGEVDPEVSEEREIHPLMVGRELSADTYRVEDQKEFNGDEDPVLRVRNLSKKGLYDSVSLEVRRGEILGIGGLIGSGKKFLGETLFGVGEPTEGEIIIDGHSVSKATIRNMTKLRVGYVPSERKENGIIGLSTVANNLTITRFSEFSSRLGFINNRQESKLIKEGIEKFRIKATSEDLCFSLSGGNQQKIVLTKWIMKNLDILILDNPTRGIDIGAKEEIYTFIREAANKNLAIILITDDLLELIGLSNRIVIMKDGNISLIVDADKRRKPTEQELVRDMV is encoded by the coding sequence ATGGATGAAAAAGTAAAAGAAAATAGCAAAATCCTCTTTGAGATCAAGGGAATCGATAGAAACTATCCTGGTGTGCAGGCACTGAAAGATGTTACCTTCAAGATCAATAAGAACGACGTTATTGGATTCGCCGGTGAAAATGGGGCGGGAAAGTCAACTCTGCTAAAGCTTATAGCAGGAGTTGAACCACCCGATAAAGGAGAGATGTTTCTGGAAGGAAAAAAGTATGCTCCTCAAAGCTTCAGAGAGGCTAACATACTCGGAGTTTCGATGGTCTTCCAGGAGCAGAACCTTGTCCAAAGCCTGACTGTTTACGAAAATCTCTTTCTTTCACACGAGAAGAGATTCCAGGTGGCCGGTACTTTGAAGAAGAGGCAGATGATCTCCGAAGCGAAACGTTATCTGGAGAGTTTTGGGCTCGATATCGACCCCAGAAAAGAAGTCTCTAGATATTCATTCCATGAACGTCAGATGCTTGAGATCATCAGGGCATTTGTCATAGCAGACATGTACAAGATCGAGACCCCTCTAATACTTCTTGATGAACCAACTGCTGCGCTCCCAGAAAAGGAAAGAGAGATTCTTCTCGACAGAATTAAGAGTTTTTCAAACAAGGCAACATTCATATTTGTCTCACACCGTCTTTCAGAATTGATGAATGCCTGTAACAGGATTCTAATTCTCAAAGATGGGCAGCTGGTTGGAGAAGTTGATCCCGAGGTCTCGGAAGAGAGAGAGATCCACCCGCTTATGGTAGGAAGAGAGTTAAGTGCCGACACCTACAGAGTTGAAGATCAAAAGGAATTCAATGGGGATGAGGATCCCGTCTTGAGGGTGAGAAATCTTTCCAAGAAGGGCCTTTATGACTCTGTTTCTCTGGAAGTCCGTCGTGGGGAGATCCTTGGAATAGGTGGACTGATTGGCTCTGGAAAGAAGTTCCTGGGCGAGACCCTTTTTGGGGTGGGAGAGCCAACAGAAGGAGAAATCATTATAGATGGCCATTCCGTGTCTAAAGCCACGATAAGAAATATGACCAAGCTAAGAGTCGGGTATGTTCCTTCCGAAAGGAAGGAAAACGGAATAATCGGCTTGTCAACGGTTGCCAACAATCTTACGATTACAAGATTCAGTGAGTTCAGCAGTCGCCTGGGCTTTATAAACAACAGGCAAGAATCCAAATTGATCAAAGAGGGAATAGAGAAGTTCCGAATTAAGGCAACTAGCGAAGATCTGTGCTTTTCGTTGAGTGGAGGAAACCAACAAAAAATCGTACTGACCAAATGGATTATGAAGAATCTCGATATTTTGATTCTCGACAATCCCACCAGAGGCATAGACATCGGAGCAAAAGAGGAAATATACACCTTCATAAGAGAAGCGGCAAATAAGAACCTTGCCATCATCTTAATAACAGACGACTTGCTCGAACTCATAGGATTGAGCAACAGGATAGTAATTATGAAAGATGGAAACATTTCGCTTATCGTAGATGCCGATAAGAGGCGGAAACCAACCGAGCAAGAACTAGTAAGAGATATGGTATAA